The region GAGTATTCATTTTTTTAGAAGGGAAAAAAAGACCTATTTTATTGAAAAGGCTTTGTCAAAGAAATCATTAAATGATCTATGTGACATTGATACAGAAAAGGTTAGACCATGACATTCAAATTTGTAATAAAACAATAGGTTTATGACAGCTTGTGTAGCTTGTTATTGTCTGTCTATCAAAGCAGCACTAACGTTACAGTCGGAGTCTCCATGTGTAGCAATTGAAGTAGGAGATTTCTAATGCAAAATGGAATTACAATTACGGAATAAATGGCTAAATGAGATGTAGTAGGCTACAATGAtcaaccaacaggtaggctgttgtTTAATATGAATGGAGTTGTTGTAGACAAGGACAAGGGAGTGAGGCAAATAGCCTCAATTAGccttgctagctagcttctttacaTCGATTTCATGCTGTCAAGACCCACACTACCAGATGAGACGATAGATAACTTATCACAGCAACGTTTGGCTACTTTCTCTCTCCATGTCGGACACACcagcctcttcttctctcctgccCCTCCCTTCTGTGCTGAAACAACAAGCAGAGTGCTCTCCTGAGTCGAGCAAGCAAGTCCCCAtttgagtttaaaaaaaataactcaTATTTTTCTTTAAAGgggcagttgctacatccataaAATGTAAACAGACACTATATAGCCTTAAAACATGTTTAAACCTGTAATTTTGATATCCTGGATGCTCAGTCCTTACATCCAtagctgtctatgaatttgagagtggttacatttctctagccTCATCTCTACTTTTTATCGAACAGGGGCAGGGAgcctgctttgttattgtttctactgctgattgccgctttaaaaCATGCATTTCGACTATCCAGATATCCCCCAAAAAGAATGATTTTATTTGAATAGGCTGTTTGAGAAAGTTTGAATCCTACGCAACCTGCctacacattgtttgaagtacagTAGAcgaacatagctactgtagtaggtcaaagctgtgtgctggaaaaccatgggtgaagtaggcattgtggtgctcgtGAATTTCCTTTATTTTTCGGTTTAAAGGTGCATtatatagaggtcgaccgattaatcggcatggccgattaattagggccgatttcaagttttcataacaatcggtaatcggcatttttggatgcTGATTATgtccgattacattgcactccacgaggaaactgcatgacaggctgaccacctgttacgcgagtgcagcaaggagccaaggtaagttgctagctagcattaaacttatcttataaaaaacaatcaatcttcacataattaCTAGTTAActgcacatggttgatgatattactaggttaactagcttgtcctgcgttgcatataatcaatgcggtgcctgtaaaaaaaaaaaaaatctaatcacagcctacttcgccaaacgggggatgatttaacaaaagcacattcgcgaaaaaagcacaatcgttgcacgaatgtacttaaccataaacatcaatgcctttcttaaaatcaataaacagaagtatatatttttaaacctgcatatttagttaaaataaattaatgttagcaggcaatattaactagggaaattgtgtcacttctcttgcgttcattgcatgcagagtcagggtatatgcaacagtttgggccgcctggctcgttgcgaactaatttgccagaattttacataattatgacataacattgaaggttgtgcaatgtaacagtaatatttagacttaggttgccgcccgttcgataaaatacggaacggctctgtatttcactgaaagaataaaagttttgttttcgaaatgctagtttccggatttgaccatattaatggctcgaatttctgtgtttattatattataattaagtctacaatttgatagagcagtctgactgagcggcggtaggcggcagcaggctcataagcattcattcaaactttactgcgttttccagcagctcttagcaatgcttgcttcacagcgctgtttatgacttcaagcctatcaactcctgagattaggctggcaatattaaagtgcctattagaacatccaatagtcaaaggtatatgaaatacaaatagtatagagagaaatagtcgacgtgtcataattcctataataactacgacctaaaacttcttaactgggaatattgaagaattgggaatattgaaccactagctttcatatgttctcatgttctgagcaaggaacttaaaagttagcttttttacatggcacgtaTTGCACTTTTAATTTCttttccaacactgtgtttttgcattatttaaaccaaattgagcatgtttcattatttatttgagactaaatagattttatttatgtattatattaagttaaaataaaagtgttcattgttcattcagtattgttgtaattgtcattattacaaatatatatatatatatatcggccGATTAAACGGTACcggcttttttggccctccaataatcggtatcggcgttgaaaattcataatcggttgacctctagcaTTATATAACCTTTCCACATGCAAAGCCTGTCATTGGCAGTGCTATTGTAACCTGTAATGGGGACTCTGACAAAAGGTCTGAACCTTAAGGCACAGGTGGTATGCTTGCATAACTGCAAGAGTTGCTGGTTTAAACCCTCGTCTGCTGGCTGTTGCCCCCTAAAATCAGTTTTGAACTAACTAGATTGCAACAGAGTCTTGCATTGTAAAATATGACTTCCCATTCAAAGCAAAGTTTTAACTCAAAGCAAAACTGTTTTATAACTGATTGACTTTTGAAGGTCTTAGCTCAGCCTCTGAATTTGAGACTTTTGCAGCCAGCAGTACGCGACTGGATCTGGCCCTGCACAACAAACGTCAATGGCAGTATATGCGCTCAAATACACTCTTACATGTTTGGCTTAATAATATCTTATATTAGGCAAAGCGCTAAAACAGCTTTGGTGGGAAATGTTGTTTAGTATTTGGCTTTCCTGAAAATCAACCCTCGGCGATGTTGTTCAGAGAGGTGCATTGAAACTGTTGTATTCTTTCTGTCCTCAGGTTAGTGTGTATGACCCTACTAAGTTTGGTTGCATGTTGCACAGTGCACAATCATTGTTCAAACTATGACTATACAAACTCTGACACACACCTCTCTCAATCTTATTTCTGTGTGTCACACACTGATTCTGCTTTCTGTCTTGCACAGCTACCTTGGTCTAGGCTTGATGTCGGCAAGACTAGCTGTCTTGGGAGGAATCGAGGGACAGCCTTGTATGTGGTTTTTCAATTTGCTTTCATCGTTGCCTTTAAAGACCCTCCCCGTCCCGATAAATAAGCCATTATCTAATCTTTTAATAACATGGACCAAGATTAATTCCTTGCATGCCAGCTGTTGCTGTGATTTAGTTGATGCCTGGCTTTAAGAACTGCCATCAGTCGAATGCCCCGGATGCAGTTCTCCATGGGGATTTGCATTTTAGACATTTGAATTTTAATCAGATTTCTTTGTTGATACATTTGTTTGTTGTACAATCTATTTATTCTCAATGTTCCCTCAATGCTTTTTTGGTTATAGGGTTGCTTTTTAGTGTGCCAACAGATGTTGGCCAAAAGCCATAAAACCTATGTTGGAGCGCAGCAATTTCAGATGCTGTGTCCCCTTACAGCATTTGACTTATATTGGAAATTGTTGGCCAAACGGCAACATCACATTAGTTCATTGTTTAATTTTTATAAGAGCTCTTAAAAAAAAGATGTAGCCTTCTCCAGCCATAGCTTCCATATatctatatagatagatatatcctGCATGTGTACCAAAACATGAGCTATAGGTTGTTGGTCAGGTCCAAATTCTAAGTGCGTTCTCTGTTCTATTTTAAACAGTAGAGGGCAGCAGCACAGAGCTAGTAAGTCCCTGCTTGGCCCCGGAGTACTCTGGCCAATGGGAACATGCAGAAGTTCTGTATACTGTGAAGGGCCAGAAAGCAGGTACAGTAAAAAGGGATTAATAACTAACTTAACAATAATATTACTAATGCTAAATACCAATtgtcaaattcacatagaaatgtgagatatagagctgtcattctcattgaaagcaagtctaagaagtggtagatctgttctatgtgcgatATTTCTATGATTccagttcttaagttttgtttttgcgtcttttaagagagagaagaaggcagacgttttacgtgcccccagctgattgttttttattcatttatttgcgttgtttgtaacttatttgtttacttattttgaacataatgttgctgctaccgtctgatgaccaaaaataacttctagacatcaagactgcgattactcaccacggactagcagaatccttttttcctttcacgactctgacgagcccgacgcaaatgatatactgcttccttgggaacaggccccgatccctgtgatctgcgtgaagaggaggcggagaaaggggggctgaagggggggctgcattctgagaattcgtaggcgatcgaataaacccccacttccctccattctgctagcaaacatgcgatccttggagaataaaatcgacgagttacgcagaagattaaactaccaacgggacattaaaaactgtaacagctggctggttatacgatgtaccggcaggatggaacagcggtgtctggtaagacaagggacggcgggctatgtatttttgtaaataacagctggtgcacgatatctaaggaagtctcgagctattgctcgcctgaggtagagtatctcatgataagctgaagACTAcgctacctaccgagagagttttcatctgtattcttcgtagctgtttacataccaccacaatcagaggctggcactaagacagcattgaatgagctgtattctgccaaaagcaaacaagaaaacactcacccagaggcggcgctcctagtagctggggactttaatgcagggaaacttaaatccgtttcacCAAATttatatcagcatgttaaatgtgcaaccagaggaaaaacaactctggaccacctatactccacacacagagaagcatacaaagctctccctcgccctccatttggtaaatctgaccataattctatcctcctgattcctgcttacaagcaaaaattaaagcaggaagcaccagagactagatcaataaaaaagtggtcagatgaagcagatgctaagctacaggactggaaTATGCTCCGGGATccctccgatgacattgaggagtacaccacatcagcctttggcttcatcaataagtgcatagatgacgtcACTCCcatagtgaccgtacgtacataccccaaccagaagccatggattacagggagcatccgcactgagctaaaggctagagctgccgctttcaaggagcgggactctaacccggaagcttgtaagaaatcctgctatgctctccaacgaaccatcaaacaggcaatgcgtcaatacaggacgaagatcgaatcgtactataccggctctgacgctcgtcggatgtgacagggcttgcaaaccttTACAGACTACAagagaagcacagctgagagctgcccagtgacacaagcctactagacgagctaaaccacttctatgctcgcttcgaggcaaataacactgaaacatgcatgagagaatctgctgttctggaagactgtgtgatcatgctctccgcagccgatgtaagacctttaaacaggtcaacattcacaaggccgcagggccagacggattaccaactgggaagtgtcttcactgacattttcaacctctccctgtccgagtctgtaataccaacatgttttaagcagaccaccagtgcctgtgcccaagaacactaaggtaacctgcctaaatgactaccgacctgtagcactcacggctgtagccataaagtgctttgaaaggctggtcatggctcacatcaacaccatcatcccagaaaccctagacccactccaatttgcataccgccccaacagatccacagatgatgcaatctttattgcactccacactgccctttcccacctggacaacaggaacacctatgtgagaatgctattcattgactacagcttagcgttcaacaccatagtgccctcaaagctcatcaataagctaaggaccctgggactaaacacctccctctgcaactggatcctggacatcctgacgggctgcccccaggtggtaagggtaggtaacaacacatccgccacgctgatcctcaacacaggggcccctcaggggtgcgtgctcagtcccctcctgtcctccctgttcactcatgactgcacggccaggcatgactccaacaccatcattaaatttgcagatgacatgacagtggtaggcttgatcaccgacaacgacgagacagcctataaggaggaggtcagagacctggccatgtggtgccaggacaacaacctctccctcaacgtgatcaagacaaaggagatgattgtgcactacaggaaaaagaggaccgagaacgcccccattctcatcgacggggctgcagtggagcaggttgagagcttcaagttccttggtgtccacatcaccaacaaattaacatggtccaagcacaccaagacagtcgggaAGAAGgtatgacaaaaccttttccccatcaggagactgaaaagatttggcatgggtcttcagatcctccaaagtttctacagctgcaccatcgagagcatcctgactggttgcatcactgcctgtatggcaactgctcggcctccgaccgcaaggcactacagagggtagtgcgaacggcccagtacatcactggggccaagctttctgccatccaggacctctataccaggcggtgtcagaggaaggccctaaaaattgtcagactccagccaccctagtcatagactgttctctctgctaccgcacggcaagcgggcccagagagccaagtctaggtccaaaaggcttctaaacagcttctatccccaagccataagactcctgaacatctcgtcaaattgctacccagactatttgcattgcccctctccccctctttacaccactgctactctctgttgtcatctatgcatagtcactttaattactctacctaaatgtacatactacaactaaccggtgcccccgcacattgactctgtatcggtacccccctgtatattggTGGTGGGTAGCCCAGTGTTtacagcgttggactagtaaccgaaagtttgcaagatcaaatcctgaggtgacaaggtaaaaatctgttgttctgcccctgaacgaggcagttaacccaccgttcctaggccgtcattgaaaataagaatttgttcttaactgacttgcctagttaaataaaggtaaaataaaaaataaaaatagtctcactgttgttattttgctgctctttaattacttgttccttttatctcttattcttatccgtatttttttgaaTTTAcaatgttggttaggggcttttaagtaagcatttcactgtaaggtctacacctgttgtattcgccgcatgtgactaataacatttgatttgattttggcttttagttttgtacaccagctgaaaatactatatttCTGGTttatattgaaaatatatttctcaGCGGTTTAGGTGGTACAATGATTTTCTATACTCTATacaattgcttgttttgtcactaactgaaattaggcgaactattagaattttattaACCAGGAAACGGCGGAtcaatttctgcatattgcacctttaataaACAATTCATTGCCTTCTATAGACAGTGCCTAACCTGACCATTTTTTTAATGCATTAAGTTTTGTTTCTGTTTCAGGAGAGCCCATTTATGAGTCCTGCCTTAGGAAAGTGGAGAAGGTGCTGTATAGGAAGGTGAAGAAGGCAGAAGAAGCCAAAGATATTGAATTCTATGCCTTTTCATACTACTATGACAGAGCTGTGGATCTGGGCGCTATTGGTAGGAACACTACCTACCTTTTGCCACTTCAGTTGGTGTAAATGAATATGCTGCTTAGTTTAATGACATCTTCATATATTAATTTAATGTAGTTCTATTCTAATATCCCCTTTCACTCAGATGAGAAAACAGGAGGGACTATAAAAGTCAGCGATTACATTGACACTGCTAAAAGAGGTAAGACAGCGCCCTCATGCTGCAgttgtgtactgtatgtggttCGCTGCTACTGAACTGAATATGAACTTGACTTATCCCTTTTAATGAACGCTTGACTCATTGCTTTCACACACTTAATTTTTGGAATTTAGTGAATACTTGCAAGAAATCACCATTTATTTCTCCCAGTGTGCAACGGAATGACAGTTACTCCCAGAGAGAATCCTTTCCTTTGTCTGGATCTAACCTACATCTCTACGATACTGCAAGAGCTTGGTTTTCccaaagaaaaagtatttaaggTGAGAACCAAATGCAAAGACATGCCATTTATTATTCAATCTTAATCAATGCATTTTCATGGGTCTGCATCCGATGGTCAAGGAAGTGATTTGTGTGTGCTTTCAGCTGGCGAGGAAGATTGATGAAGTGGAGACTAGTTGGGCTCTGGGGGCTACTTTCCACTACATTGAGTCCCTCCACAGTCAGTGAGCTGCCAGTTTCACCTCACTTCGCTGCTGCCATGACATGCCAGTTTCTGTGCTGCAAAGTACTCAGGCCGTTTTCCCAAAGTGATTGTACTTATGTTTTTCTGTGCAAAGTTTTCAGAATTTTAGTTTATTTTACCAGTTGCCTTTTGAATGTTTGACTTTTATTTTAGCAGGCGTGGTTGGTTTATACTTAAGGAATGTTGGTTGTGTAATAAAAGCACATGCTACTGCTGTAGTTTAAAGGAGCATGACCAATTATATATTTagtatttgaatataactttgTGCTAAAATGTCATTTTCTGTGTACAATTCAGAATCAATTGGGGGTAATAAAGGCATATGTATTTTGAATAAAAGAAAACTATTTagattccacatctttattaaattATTCTGCTCAGACAAACCAAGCCACTGACATTTCCACTATAAACAGATTAATGTTCTAATCTTTAAAAATGTTACATTAGGGACTCATAGGAATGAATCACACCACTCTCTCAGGCACTGGGAGCAGGATGTAGCATTCCTAGTGTTGGCTCCGCTGGTGTCTTTCAGCCACTCAGTGAACAGCTCCCCATCCTTCCGCAGCAGCAGGTACTGACCCAGAACCACAAAGGCCTAAGAAGGAGATGCAGCAGTTATCCTACATATTACTTTGTTGCAGTGGGCCTGCCCTTAAGTGCAGGTCAGTACTGTGGTGCTACTGTCCATAGGGTGCATTGACCAGTCCCCATTTGCCACGAAGCCAAAGCCTTGACAACTTAAGGTGCAGGTGTTCCACAATACTTGACCTAACGTTAACATTCTAAGAGGTAAACAATGTATCTAGTCTAGAATGCATAGCATGTGAaccgctgtaaaaaaaaaaaaaaaacgaatttaCTCTGTCAAAACCTTGCTCCTCCAGTTTATTTCCCAAGACCTCGCCAATTCCCGACAGTGCAGTCACCGGTTTATCGCCCATGGGTTCTGCAACGAAGTCCCTGTGCTTCTGAGAAGTGGTCGACATTTCTGCAAGAGACAACTGCGCAATGATGGTCTAGTAGTCAAACAACTAATGTTACTCGAGTGTGCTAACTCACTCGAGTAACATTAGCTACCTACAGCTTCCAGTTAATATTTCAGTAGGTATACGTCTAAACATGTTGAAATAACTTACACTATTGTATTTCACGTCCTTACCCGAGACAATGGACACACTGGTCTTTACTAATTGTTACCACGCGTTTATGATTTGACCGATCACGTGCTATAAAAGTGCGCGAATTTGCGTACTAAAACACCTGTAGATAATTAAATGAGAGTGTGACGATAGGCTACTGATGGTATGTGGGGATTGGTGGTCTgtttacacagcaggttaggagaactaacagcAGGTTAGGTGAAATAACGTAGCAGGTAAGGAgattgaggttaaggttaggaaatggTATAGACGGCGCATAAGTTTAGTTTGTGGAAGCTTATTTTgatcataaaaatgcacctttataatataGCATTTCATGCATCATCACATTTGCAAATTACGTAAGAAACCCTTCTATTCgtaatgtgatgagtagattggagTCATAATTTAGACTATAATAGAACTCAATCACTGTTCGCAAACAGACCGTTCAATGCATGGCTGAGTGCAtatagcagggatcatcaactagattcagcctagCACAGATTTTTACCTGAGCGGATTGTCAGGAGGcctgaacataattacaaataatttgtcaaCTGCAAATTGACAGCAAAAAGCCCACACGGACTAAAAcagaataatttcaaaccttgcttacatttgtatacgatcatatactgtatatctctattatgcgtgggaatactttggaacagattttacagtattttatgtccaacaataaaacatttaaaaatatatagattaaatatatatatttatcagtggaggctcctcagaggaggaaggggaggaccatgctcctcagtgaatttcatataatttttttaaaggaaaacattgaaaaagttatcctttttagattaaactatactaaatatattcacgtcacaaaataattgattaaaacagtgTTTTGCAattggtctacagtagcctcaacagcactctgtagggtagcaccatggtgtagccggaggacagctatcttccttcttcctcttgccagtacattgacttcaatacaaaacctaggaggctcttggctctcaccccattccatagacttacacagcaattatgacaacttccggaggacgtcctccaacctatcagacctcttgcagcatgaactgacatgttgcccaccaaatcaaaggatcagaatctagtactgaaagaataagctacagctagttagttctgcataaaatgtggtgagtagttgactcaaagagagagaaagactagtTGAACAgtttaacaaattaatttcttcaaaaatgaag is a window of Salmo salar chromosome ssa18, Ssal_v3.1, whole genome shotgun sequence DNA encoding:
- the LOC106576720 gene encoding barrier-to-autointegration factor-like protein is translated as MSTTSQKHRDFVAEPMGDKPVTALSGIGEVLGNKLEEQGFDRAFVVLGQYLLLRKDGELFTEWLKDTSGANTRNATSCSQCLREWCDSFL